DNA from Rhodobacteraceae bacterium M382:
CGCGCTGCGCGCCGAGTCGATGTCCATGCCGGATTCCTTGGCAATCACGGCCAGCATCTCGTCGCCACCGGCACCCGAGTTCCACTTTTCGTTGGCAGCCGCTGTGACGCTGAGGAATGTGGAAACAACGTCGCTGCTTTCGGCGACAAACCCTGCAGGGGCCGATGTCACGTCAAACACCAGGATACCCAGTTCTTCTTTTTCCGCACCAGTCAAAAGCGTGTTGCCATGCTCCTTCATGCGGCCCAATCCGCCGCCATAGCCACAGGCAAAATCGACGGCACCCTGGGCCAGCGCAGCTGCGCCTTCTGGGGGTGCCATGTCAACGATGTCCAGCGACGCCAGATCAATTCCAAAGTGGTCCATCTGGCGCAGGAAGCCATAGTGGGCCGCAGTTCCCATTGGAACAGCCACTTTCTTGCCCGCCAGTTCGCTGGCCGAATCTTTATCCACTTCCAAATCGGCACGTACGACACAGTTGTCATTTTCCGAGTAAGACACCGCAACGTCGAGAACCTGGATGTCCTGACCAGCGCTGGCCGCGACGACGAAAGGCGGCACACCTTGGCTGACCGAAATCTGAACGTCGCCCGACGCCATGGCCGCGCTCATTGCTGTGCCGGTTTCAAAGCTGACCCAGTTCACTGTCATTCCCAGAGCTTCGTCATAGGATTTGTCGGCTTTTGCCGCCAGGAAAGGCATGGGCCATTCCAGGAAATACCCAACAGTCAGCTCTTCGGCGACGGCCGCCTGCGCCGTGACGGCTGCGGCGGCTGCAAATGCGAAGCTCTTGATTTTGTTTTTGATCATCTTTTTCTCCCAGTTGATCATTTTGGACAGCCCCTTTCGAGCCCTGCCCAGTCGTGTTTTTTAGGATTAAGACCCCGTGAGATCCAGTTCCCTTTATTTTTTTGACGGTTATCCCGCTCTTAGGCTGCGACACCCTGACTTTGGAGTCCAGAGACTTGATTGAATTCAAACTGCATGGCAGCTGCTCAATTTGCTCCGGGCCAAGGGTTGACCCAAACAATGTTCATGGTTGGGCTGCTACGATACTCCCAGTTTCACTCCCCGACTAAGTCCAGATTTCAATCTGCTTCCAGTTTATCCCGAACCCGCATCAATCCCATAGCCAAACCAGCGCCTCTGACCTGGATGTCACGGAACCGATAATTGCGCATGCCGGTAACCGGGAACGGCAGGCTTTCGGCACCTGCGCCCAACGCCCGCTGGGCAAGAACCTTGCCCATGACAAGAGACATCGCGACACCACGGCCATTATAGCCCAGCCCCGCAAAGATCCCCGGTTCCGGTTCGTGCAGATGCGGGACATGATCCGATGTCAGCGCAATTTCACCCCCCCAGCGATATGTCCATTTGACCCCCTTGAGGCTGGGAAAGATCCTGGGGGCATCTTGCAGCAGCCACCTGAAGCCGCCTGTGCCACCGAAAGGTTTACGAAACCCGATGCCCCCGAACACCATTTGGTTACCAGTTTCGCGACGGGCGTACATGATCAGACGCCGGGTATCGGAAATCGTATGTCCTTGGGCCAGAATCGGACCGATTTGATCGTCGCTCAAAGGTTCGGTCGCGATCTGAACCGGTGTCAGCGGCAGGATTGAACGTTTCAATCCCGGGATCAGATCATCGGTATACCCATTGGTTGCAACAATGATTGATTGCGCGCGCACCTGACCCTGATCAATATTGAGTACCCAATCAGCACCTTCACGGCGTGGCTGGCTGGCTCTGGCCCCCTCTATGATGCGCGCTCCGGCGGCAACGGCGGCGGCGGCAAGCCCGTATACCAGAGACAGCGGTTGGACTGCACCGCCTTTGGGTGACAACACAGCCGAGCCATATCCGGACGCTCCGGTCAG
Protein-coding regions in this window:
- a CDS encoding ABC transporter substrate-binding protein, giving the protein MIKNKIKSFAFAAAAAVTAQAAVAEELTVGYFLEWPMPFLAAKADKSYDEALGMTVNWVSFETGTAMSAAMASGDVQISVSQGVPPFVVAASAGQDIQVLDVAVSYSENDNCVVRADLEVDKDSASELAGKKVAVPMGTAAHYGFLRQMDHFGIDLASLDIVDMAPPEGAAALAQGAVDFACGYGGGLGRMKEHGNTLLTGAEKEELGILVFDVTSAPAGFVAESSDVVSTFLSVTAAANEKWNSGAGGDEMLAVIAKESGMDIDSARSAISTMKFPGVEEQLSQTWLGGNAQTFMKGVADVFVTAGSIDSALDSYENAVNAGPLGAAQ
- a CDS encoding FAD-binding oxidoreductase is translated as MMDVNSLWRVTAPKPPIGLGASGDLCCDVLVVGGGFTGLRAALELAEAGTDVIVLEAETLGYGASGRSGGQVNPMLPVTYPADLRRAVGDVYFDRMADVSLRSADDLFDLVRKYQIACDARQNGWVRCNHCDKARTAWEKAARLWNAFGAGFEFLGQTDVQRLTGASGYGSAVLSPKGGAVQPLSLVYGLAAAAVAAGARIIEGARASQPRREGADWVLNIDQGQVRAQSIIVATNGYTDDLIPGLKRSILPLTPVQIATEPLSDDQIGPILAQGHTISDTRRLIMYARRETGNQMVFGGIGFRKPFGGTGGFRWLLQDAPRIFPSLKGVKWTYRWGGEIALTSDHVPHLHEPEPGIFAGLGYNGRGVAMSLVMGKVLAQRALGAGAESLPFPVTGMRNYRFRDIQVRGAGLAMGLMRVRDKLEAD